In Lycium ferocissimum isolate CSIRO_LF1 chromosome 7, AGI_CSIRO_Lferr_CH_V1, whole genome shotgun sequence, the sequence AAACCAGCATAACATGACAAATTGATTGAACAAAGATGAGCATGTAACATACAAGGTTTAAGGTACTTACGGGTTGTTCCAATCAGTTGTGTCCTCATTGACAAGATGTGTCCATTTTGTCCTTCCACTGCGACCAAAGTGTTTAACCTGCATGACTTTTGGTAGTATGGATTTATCCAACTTATCCTCCCCTGTTGGTGCAGAGAAATCGCGGTGGAATATATTATCAGCACCAGAAGTTCCAGCTATATCATCAGCATCTGACTGGAAGAAAGCACCCTTGTGGTAGTATTTCTGCATGAACTTCCACTTCTGCTTGGGTGGTGGGGCAGGTTTCGGGTTTCTCCTTTCCCACTCCTTCCTCTCTTCTTCTGTCATGTTTCTTACCCTCTCTATTTCTTCCCTCTCCTTCTTACTAGCCTCCCTGTCTTCTCTCTCCCTCTTGATCCTGGCAATTTCTCTGGACTTCCAAGCTTCATATTCTTCAGCCTCATTCACCTCATCATCAGTATCTACATCAGCAATATTAGCTTCCAGCTCCAAGTTTTTCTGAATTATTTCTTCCTCTCGTATCTTCTCAACTACTATTTGCTTTGTTTCAAGTTTTCTCTCCTCCAACCTCTTCTTCACTAACTCCTCGAGAGCTCGTTCCTCTGCCTCACGCTTCTCACGCTCATCTATGGTGTCTCTCTCAGATTTTGGAACAAAAACTGGTTTCACCATTGCTATCCCTGTTGTCTCTTCCTCTGATTCAGTCTCATATTCTgattcttcttcctcctcttcctctacctcctcttcttcttcctccggCAGAGCTTCTTCCTGTTGCCTCTGAAGATTCTTTTCCCTGATTCTCCTCCTCCTTTCATCCAAGGCATCTTCATCATCCTCTTCAAATTCCATCCTCTCC encodes:
- the LOC132064364 gene encoding uncharacterized protein LOC132064364, producing MSVTAGVSDTIIAIREKLRGKIGQTKVKRYWPGKAPEWADEPEKDEDIRMNREAALEKAFPSQGGLDIARKDDARLRRLAESRVDNREEIRADHRRIRQAEIVSTIEEENRRLERMEFEEDDEDALDERRRRIREKNLQRQQEEALPEEEEEEVEEEEEEESEYETESEEETTGIAMVKPVFVPKSERDTIDEREKREAEERALEELVKKRLEERKLETKQIVVEKIREEEIIQKNLELEANIADVDTDDEVNEAEEYEAWKSREIARIKREREDREASKKEREEIERVRNMTEEERKEWERRNPKPAPPPKQKWKFMQKYYHKGAFFQSDADDIAGTSGADNIFHRDFSAPTGEDKLDKSILPKVMQVKHFGRSGRTKWTHLVNEDTTDWNNPWTYNDTLRAKYNTKMAAVNAPIAKPKGKKMKDWETR